Below is a genomic region from bacterium.
TCTGAAGAAACTCGGTTCCCACGAAACACTTCCGGTGTTACCGTAACGATAACCTTGACTTCCCTCTGACGGATCTTCACTGTGTTCTCCACAGTCTTGCGAAACATTCCTCTGCCGCGAATAGCATCGTGTCGGGATTCGACATAATGATCCATGCTGACGCGAATAATCAATCGGCCGCGGAATTCTCGATGCAGGGTTTCCAATTCATCGAGATACCGCACAATCGGTGTTGTTGCATTTGTGAGGACTGTCACCTCAGCTCTTTTCAATGCTTCACCAAGCATCGCAACGATATCGCGATTGATGAATGGTTCGCCTCCGGTAAAGTAAACTGACTTCATCCCGAAACGGGAAGCCTCTTCCAAATACGTCCGCACATCTTGGAGAGTAAGCTGCTCAAGCGAATCATTTTCCGGAGACGAATCTACATAGCAATGGATACAACGTAGATTACAACGAGAGCCCACCATAAACCACAGATCGTTCAGTTGAATTCTTGCGCCCTCTCTTTGAAACTCAATGGTGGCAACCTGTTCTCGCATTTCTAACAACATCCTTTTGGTTTTGATTGATCCTCCGAAGACACTGTGGGCGACCCACAAGGGAAAAGGCCGAAGTGCTTGATTGGGGATGTCACTCTAAAGTGTTTCTGCAATCTTGTTTCGGACAGCATCCTGGCTGTGTTTCGGCACACCGGAACAAGGCGATGCGCTTCGAACACATGATGGTCGTCCATTGTAAACCGCGCTTTCTGCTGCGGAATGCTTCC
It encodes:
- a CDS encoding radical SAM protein, whose product is MREQVATIEFQREGARIQLNDLWFMVGSRCNLRCIHCYVDSSPENDSLEQLTLQDVRTYLEEASRFGMKSVYFTGGEPFINRDIVAMLGEALKRAEVTVLTNATTPIVRYLDELETLHREFRGRLIIRVSMDHYVESRHDAIRGRGMFRKTVENTVKIRQREVKVIVTVTPEVFRGNRVSSETVSHEFQQIFLQEGVDVEVKVLPAVLEMGAQQRRRDEPSEFQIVSDERLEQLSIRKEGLMCYSGRSILKRNGECRVYPCPIIYEVPEYDLGATLEESFQRAIPLAHRACSQYCCVRGNQSTCTN